One Misgurnus anguillicaudatus chromosome 19, ASM2758022v2, whole genome shotgun sequence genomic region harbors:
- the LOC141351257 gene encoding B-cell receptor CD22-like — MKITEITLFSSLLILNIHFEQTEALSRPTVRVTPHSPVFTGETVTLKCEIEDQYRSLNWRFQWANSHTSVLKSGHYTINRDTLTINRVTESDQNWFWCRGEIQGRPQTSLSSSTVYLTVKASPRVTVRVTPDRFVFTGETVTLKCEIEDQYRSLNWRYQWYKGTTKLSKFERYTINTDSLTINGVTESDQSKFMCGVERDGRPQYSLSSSTVDLTVKALPRATVRVTPDRSVFIGETVTLKCEIEDQYRSLNWRYQWYKNTTGTSVFVGNIYTIISPSDQDEFVCRGERDGRPSYSQDSNLVTLSVKDM, encoded by the exons ATGAAGATTACAGAGATTACATTATTCAGTTCAT TGTTGATTTTGAACATCCACTTTGAACAAACTGAAG CTTTATCCAGACCTACGGTGAGAGTAACACCACACAGTCCTGTATTCACTGGAGAGACAGTCACTCTGAAGTGTGAGATAGAGGATCAGTACAGATCATTAAACTGGAGATTTCAGTGGGCTAACAGTCATACTTCAGTTTTAAAGTCTGGGCATTACACTATAAACAGAGACACTCTCACTATCAATAGAGTTACTGAATCTGATCAGAATTGGTTCTGGTGTAGGGGAGAGATACAAGGACGACCACAGACTTCACTATCAAGCTCTACTGTTTATCTCACTGTGAAGG CTTCACCCAGAGTTACAGTGCGAGTAACACCAGACAGATTTGTATTCACTGGAGAGACAGTCACTCTGAAGTGTGAGATAGAGGATCAGTACAGATCTTTAAACTGGAGATATCAATGGTATAAAGGAACAACAAAACTCTCTAAGTTTGAGCGTTACACCATAAACACAGACTCTCTCACTATCAATGGAGTTACTGAATCTGATCAGAGTAAGTTCATGTGTGGAGTAGAGAGAGACGGACGACCACAATATTCACTATCAAGCTCTACTGTGGATCTCACTGTGAAAG CTTTACCCAGAGCTACAGTGAGAGTAACACCAGACAGATCTGTGTTCATTGGAGAGACAGTCACTCTGAAGTGTGAGATAGAGGATCAGTACAGATCTTTAAACTGGAGATATCAGTGGTATAAAAACACAACTGGAACTTCAGTGTTTGTGGGAAACATCTACACCATCATCTCACCATCAGATCAGGATGAGTTCGTGTGTagaggagagagagatggaCGACCCTCATACTCACAGGACAGTAATCTTGTGACTCTCTCTGTTAAAG ATATGTGA